A region from the Alnus glutinosa chromosome 5, dhAlnGlut1.1, whole genome shotgun sequence genome encodes:
- the LOC133869094 gene encoding protein neprosin-like codes for MAINSKSAFSSLELSSPNKVRKLPSIRRGGLQGWTTMAERKHRCIFCLLAVSSVMSDKFVGGRRIGTIESKKIVKHKGTVKTIEGNNGDVIDCVDIYQQPAFDHPLLKNHTIQMEPSSIPNVTNGELYDDELFQGLLENEECPEGTIPIRHAREDEYYPHRAIPPAAHRKNLNVRVDYDTTGHEYAGVRLSEGNYHGASAFINVWNPTVNDDEVSIAQIWLTSGPSDLLNTIEAGWIVSSTIYIYIYGHS; via the exons ATGGCTATCAATTCTAAATCTGCCTTCTCCAGTCTAGAGCTTAGTTCCCCAAATAAGGTCAGAAAATTGCCTTCCATTCGACGTGGAGGTCTCCAAGGCTGGACAACAATGGCAGAGAGAAAGCACAG ATGTATATTTTGCTTGCTAGCCGTATCTTCTGTGATGAGTGATAAATTTGTTGGTGGAAGAAGGATTGGTACCATAGAAAGCAAAAAGATAGTTAAGCATAAAGGAACTGTCAAAACTATTGAG GGTAATAATGGTGACGTAATAGACTGTGTAGATATCTATCAACAACCTGCTTTCGACCATCCATTACTTAAGAATCATACCATACAG ATGGAACCCAGTTCCATTCCAAATGTAACAAACGGAGAATTGTATGATGACGAGCTGTTTCAAGGTTTGCTTGAGAATGAGGAATGCCCTGAAGGAACAATCCCAATTAGACATGCACGAGAAGATGAATATTATCCACATCGTGCTATACCCCCAGCTGCCCATCGGAAAAACCTTAATGTTCGTGTTGATTATGATACTACAGGCCATGAG TACGCTGGAGTTCGTCTGAGTGAAGGAAACTACCATGGAGCAAGTGCATTTATTAACGTATGGAATCCTACGGTTAATGATGATGAAGTTAGCATTGCTCAAATATGGCTTACCTCGGGTCCTTCAGACCTACTAAACACCATTGAAGCTGGATGGATTGTAAGTtcgaccatatatatatatatatatggtcattCCTAG